CATATTCATGATTCCTTTCATAATCTTCAGCTCTGTATATAGTGCCTTTGCAAAAATAAGAGGTAACGCTCTTTCTTTTATGGTGCTATTGCTGGTTTGCATAGTTTCTTCAAACTTTTTTAGCGTGGGAATAGCCGGAGTTTTTAGTTATTTCATAGTATTTACTGGAGATGTTGTTCTCCATAGACCAGAAACTGCACTTGGAATGGCTCCATTATGGGAGTTATCAATTCCAAAATTAGTACCAAATAATGTGGTGCTTTTATTTTCACTAATTCTTGCTTGCATCAGCTATCCTAAGATTGAAAAAAGAGCAAATAAAATTGCCAAATTTACAGCAAAAATTGTAGATATATTTTTAAAGAAATTTTTTGTTCCTTTACTACCAATTTTTATTTTTGGATTTTTATTAAAGCTATTAAGCGATGATATAATTGGCGATGTATTGGCGGTTAACCCTCAAGCCTTCGTCCTTATGATAATTGTATTATTAGTTTATTTATCTATTATTCTTTATATGGCAGTTATCTTCTACCGCAAAAAAGCTGGAGATATATTACGCAATATTGCAGCACCTTGCATAACTGCATTCACCTGCATGTCCAGCGCTGCAGCCCTTCCATTTTCTATTAAAGCCGCGGAAGCAAACACCAAAAATAAGAATGTTGCAGATGTTGTGATGCCAGCAACTGTGAATATTCATATGATTGGCGATTCAATCATTATTCCAACCATGGCAATGATTCTACTTATGGCTTTTGGTCACACAATGCCAGACCCACAAACCTATTTGATATTTGCTATGACTTTTGTTATCACAAAATTCTCAGGAGCGGGAGTTCCAGGTGGAAGTATTTTGGTTATGATTCCAGTACTAGAAAGCTGCTTAGGATTCACAGCAGAAATGACAGCTCTAATAACTATATGCTATATGCTATTAGACCCCATCTGCACTTCTGGTAATGTAACGGGAAATAACTTATTCGTTATTCACTTTAATAAATTATATGGTTGGATAACTAAGAAAAGCAAAAAGATCTAAATTATTAAACAGCAGTATAATATATATGCTATACTGCTACCTCTTTTTTTATTAACAAAAGTTAATAATTTTATTGATTTTTCTTTTAAAACATACTATGTTGCATAATAAATTAATTCTTAATTAAAAGAGCATAGGAAAAACTATGGGAAACCCAACTAAATCAAATTCTATCGGCGAATGTAGCAAAGCAGCAAAAATATGTAAAAAAGCATTAGATAAAGCCCTTGCTAATAGCAATAATTACCAAGAAACATATTATTCTGGAATGGGAAAAATTTTAGATAAACTTTATGCTTCAACTAAAATAGGTTTTGAATGTCGTCCTTATATTATGTGGGATTTACATAAATCATATATTGGAGAGAGCTCTAAAAACTCTATAATGATGAAATCATTTCAATATGCAGCAGCTACCGAAGCAGGACATCAATATTATAAAATAAATAGCGAATTACTAAGTGGGAAAAGAGCTCATGATAGCTTAACTTATAAAGATTTAGATCTCTATACCCAAAAAATGGCTATTTCCTCCAAGCATAATACCAAAAGCACTGAAACTAAACTTAAGCAAGTGAATGGAATTTGGCTTACAAATAAAAATTCCCCGAGAGAAATCCATAAAGACGATATTAAATCTTTAATAGCTCAAAAAAAATTCTTTGAAAATGATGGTCAATGGTCTCATGTTGTATGGACTAATGATAAATCACTTATACCTAAATCAGTTAAATATTTAGAAAAACATAATATAGAAGTTAGATCTATTTATGACTATAAAGACGAACTTAAATTATTTGATGAAATTATAAAATTGATTGATGTAAATAAACTTGGTATGGCCTCTGACACATTACGCTGTTCAATAACCTACTTGCAAGGAGGTGTTTATGCAGATATTAATTATAAGTTCCTTCAGAAAATAGATCAATATTGTAGTAAATATGATATGTTTTCAGCTGATCATCAGAATAATTTATTTTGTGTCAAGAAAGAACATATAGTTATAAAAGAAACATTAAATGGAATGGAATCTCTCCTTAAAAGCCATCCTAAATATTTAAAAAATGGTGATGATCAACCTATTCAAACAATTTACTCTCAATATTACAATTCAATGATTAAGTATTCGAATGATGAAGGAAATATAGATTTTTATTATGACTATTACGATGCTCATGGGATAAAGGATGAAGGCCCTATAGGCGAAGATAACGCAGGGACTACATCCTTAACATGGACAGAATTGTAAAAACTGTATTTTAGCGCCACTTCATATGCTATTATAACTCATCTATAATAATTTTAGAATGGCCTAACAATGACAGAATCCTTTTCACATAAAGATATCCTAGATTTTTGGTTTGCAAAAGAAAATAAGCCAAAATGGTTTATTGCAGATAATGAGTTTGATCAATTAATCAAAGATAATTTTTCCAATATACATAAGAAAGCAAGCAATGGCAAATTATCCTCTTGGCGTAATTCTCCAGAGACTATTCTGGCATTAATTATAATCCTTGATCAATTCTCTAGAAATATGTTTAGGGGTTCTCATTTAAGCTTTGCCAATGATAAAAAAGCTTTAGAATATACCAAAGAAGCATTATCAAAAGAATTTGATAAACAACTTGCCAATGATGATTTGCGCCATTTCTTATATATGCCACTTATGCATAGTGAAAACATGGATGATCAAATTCTAAGCGTAAAATTATTTTCTTTTCTCCCTCACATTTTACCATATGCCCAACAACATATGGAAGTAATCCAAAGATTTGGAAGATTCCCTACTAGGAATAAAGCGCTCAACAGGAAATCCACTCCTGAAGAAACAAGATTTTTACAGAAAGCTAATTAGTATAGTCTATAAATATAATAGCTATTTCTAACTTTATTCTTAACACTCATCCTAGTAATCCTGCAGTTTCATCCATTCATTTTCAGATAAAATATTAAGGCCCAGATCTTGAGCCTTAGTTAATTTAGATCCAGCATCGCTTCCCACCACAACATAATCTAAATTCTTAGAAACACTGCTTAAAACTTTCATCCCCAGGCTTTCAGCTTTAGCTTTAGCTTCTGCGCGGCTCATTTGCTCTAAGCTACCTGTAAAAATAATAGTCTTTCCACTCAAAGATGTTTGTCTTTCATTTTCAACATAATCTTCAATTCTCACTAAATCTTTTAACTGATCGATAATTTGACAATTCACTTTATCAACAAAAAACTCACCTATCATGAATATGGTTTTTCCACCAACTCCATCAATATTATTTAAAAAATCTTCAGAATCTTGATCATTATTAGATATAGCAATCATCATGGAATACCAATTGTCAAAGCTTTGGTAATTCTTAGCCAGCAGCTTAGCTGTTACGCTTCCAACTGAGCGAATTCCTAAGCTATAGATAAATCGAGCCAGACTAATATCTTTTGATTTCTCAATAGAAGCTAAGAGATTCACTACCGATTTCTCACCCCAACCATCAAAAGTTTTTAAATCCTGACTATGATCATTAAGCCTAAATATATCCGCAGGAGATTTAACATATCCCTTCTCAATTAAAAAAGCCAATTGCTTTTCCCCAAGACCATCAATGTCAAAAGCATTCTTGCTAACAAAATGACATAAATGCTCTAGACTCTGTGCAGGACATGCAAGCCCACTTGGGCAGCGAACCACCGATTCTTCCTCTTCACGAATTGCTTTACTGCCACATGAAGGACATTCTTCTGGCAAATGGAATCGAACATTATCTTCAGGGCGCAAATCCATTTTTACCTCCACCACTTGGGGAATCACATCCCCAGCGCGCTGAACAACAACTACATCCCCTATTCTGATATCTTTTCTATCTATCTCATCTTGATTATGCAAACTAGCCCTAGCAACCAGAACCCCACCAATATTAATTGGATCTAACTCTGCTACCGGGGTTAAAGCACCTGTTCTTCCAACTTGCACTGTAATGTTAAGCAATTTAGTATTTGCCCTTTCTGCAGGAAATTTATGAGCAATAGCCCAACGAGGATTCTTGCCAACAAAACCTAGACGTTCTTGAAGCTTCAAATCATTAACTTTATAAACCATTCCATCAATATCAAAATCCATTTTGCTTCTATATTGCTCAATCTCTTGATAAAACTCCATTAGTTGATCTAATGAATTACATAGCTTATATCTAGGATTCACTGATAACCCAAGTGAGACAAAATAATCTAATAATTCACTCTGCTTAGAAACTTTAACATCAGCCTCCCCTATTGCATATGCAAAGTATCGTAAATTCCTACCGGCTGTAATAGAGCTATCTAGCTGGCGAAGTGAACCAGAAGCTGCATTTCTAGGGTTAGCAAAGATAGAAACACCCTTTTCTTCTTGCAGCTTATTTAAAGCATAGAAATCTTCATGGGTCATATAAATCTCTCCACGAATTTCTAACACCCCTTGATGATTTATATTGGAAGGAAAATTCAGCACTTGTTTAATATTGTCGGTTATATCTTCACCCACATATCCATCACCACGAGTGGCTGCATGGATCAATTCACCATCTTCAAATCTAGCTGCAAAAGATAAACCATCTATTTTTGTTTCACAGCAAAATTCTGGACAATGATTGATATTTAAAAAACGCTGTAATCTCTCAATAAAATCCTGTAAATCTTTTTCATTAAAGACATTCCCTAAAGATAACATCGGCTTACTATGAGTAATTTTCTTAAATTTACTAACAACAGGACTGATAACCTGACTAGGGCTATCATCTAATACTAAATTGGGAAACTTCTTTTCAAGTTGAAGATTTAGTTGAAATAATTTGTCATATTCTGCATCAGTAATTACTGGATTGTTTTTTTCATAATATTGTTGGTTATGATATTTTATGGCCTTGGCCAATCTTTCTAGTTCTAATTTTGCTTCTTTTTCAGTTAATTGATCAGGTGTTTTAAACATCTTTATCGAATCTTTCAATTATTTCTAATAACTCTTGCATAACCTTTTCTATGAGCTCTGCATCACTTCCTCTTAAAACCAACGTGGTGCTCCATTTATTATTTTTTTTGGATGGATAACTCCCCATTTCAATCTTTGGATATTTCTCTTGCAAAAGCCCAAAATCTCCAGCAATTTTACCTTCAGATATATCTGTTACAACAGATTTAGAAATAATTGGCTTGCCTTTCTTAAGATGTTTTTTAGCTTCTTCAAACATTGCTTGCATAATGTAAGGAACGCCAGCCATCACAAAAACATTATCCAATTTAAAACCTGGGGCCCCCGTTGCATGATTAAACAAAGGAACAGCTCTTTTAGGCATATAGCACATTTTTATATGATCTTCTCTAAGTTCTCTATTAATCTCTTTTGCATGTTTCTCCATCATTTCTTTAGCATATTTATGGAGAATAAACTCGTCACCAAAAGCCTTAGCCATAGTCTTAGCAGTTATATCATCATGAGTTGGTCCAATACCTCCAGTTGTGAACACATAAGTATATTTTTCTCTTAAGTGATTAACCACAGATATTATATCTTCTTCCACGTCAGGAATCACTCGAACTTCTTTTAACACAATACCAAAATCTGCTAAACCTAGAGCTATATGCTGCACATTAACATCCTGAGTTTTACCTGATAAAATCTCATTACCAATAATAATAATCGCTGCATCAAGAGTTTCTAAATTCATAGTTTTACCCCAATAAATCTTCGTATTCATAATAATATATCATATGGGTAAAACCACAATAGATAAGATCATTTATAACATTTATTATTGATTAATTACCCCCAAGATGATTATATAATATTACAATGAGAGATCCGCTGAAGAACAAATATGGCAAAGTATTTTTTTAATGATGAATGGAAAGACTGGATCTGGTCTAATGTAAAAAAAGGTGTAAGTAAACAAAGAATATATAATGACCTAGTCGCTCAAGATTATGATGTATTCACCATTATCAGCGAATTAAGATTCATCCCTGATATTTTACGCAAACAAGACGCAATAAATTGCAATCACGTGGTCAACAACCTAAAAAATTCAGGTGCAATAGAATTAAACGCACCTATTCCTTTCTTTATTCTTCCAGAATTTATTTCAAAAACAGAATGTCAAAAAATCATTGAAATGCAAAAAGAAAGAAATACTCGCTCTACAACTGGTGACAATAATGAACGCAAAGTTAATGAAAAAAGAATTAGTCTCTCCACTTTTTTTGAACTAGATGAAACTCCAGCTCATTCAGTAATTCAATCAGTAAAACAAAAGATACTATCAACCACCGGTATAACCACTCAATATTCAGAGAAAATACAAGGACAATGGTATAAAGAAAACGGATTTTATAATGATCATTATGATGCTTATGATGACTATAATAAATTCCAGAACCGTTCTGGGAATAGAACCTGGACATGTATCATAACATTAAATGATGTGGAAGAAGGTGGAGAAACTTATTTTCCAAAGTTAAATAAGAGTTTCCCCCCCCAAACAGGCCAAGCCTTAATTTGGTATAATCTAAATGAATATGGACTGGCACACCCATTAACTTTGCATACAGGCAAGCCTGTAATAAAAGGAGAAAAATTCATTATAACACAGTGGTTTAGACAAGAGTCATTATAATTTATAAATTTATCACCTCATATTACGTCACCCTTGACACGAAGGTCCGAGGGGCCAGTAAGATCTTCTTAAATACACTTCAAACAACTTTTCTTAAAACACAAACAAACAACCGTTATGTGAAGTTCTAATTGCATCTTTGCTCATTTATGCTAAATTCTAAGGCTATATTCATACAATAATAAAATAGAGAAAAATGCATAATATAACAATACATAAACCAGAAGATTTTAGCAAAATGCGCATCAGTGGAAAACTGGCTGCTGAGGTTTTAGATTTCATCACAGATTATGTTAAACCAGGGGTAACCACCCTTGAATTAAATGATCTATGTCATGATATGATTATTAAAAATGGAGCTATTCCAGCTCCCCTTAATTATCGTGGATTTCCAAAATCTATTTGCACTTCAATTAATCACGTTGTTTGTCACGGCATACCTGATGATCGCAAATTAAAAGATGGTGATATTATTAATATAGACGTCACTGTGATCGTTGATGGATGGCACGGCGATAGCAGTAGGACCTATTACGTTGGCAAACCTTCAGTTAAAGCAAAGCGCTTGGTGGAAACAACTCATGAGGCTATGATGCGCGGCATCGAGCAAGTTAAGCCTGGTGCTCATTTGAGTGATATTGGCCATGCAATTGAAAGCTATATCAAGCCTTTTGGTTATTCTTCTGTTAGAGAATATTGTGGGCATGGTATTGGCAGAATCTTCCATACTGAACCAAGCGTGATGCATTTTGGCAAAGCAGGAACCGGGCCAGTTTTAGAAGAAGGGATGTTTTTCACTGTAGAACCAATGATTAATGTTGGCACATATCAAACTAGATTAAGCCCAGTAGATAACTGGACTGTAACCACAAAAGACAGACAATTATCAGCTCAGTTTGAACATACAATAGGAGTAACAAGTAATGGATATGAAATTTTTACTCTATCACCAAAAGGATATGACAAACCTCCTTATAATAACTAGGATTTAAAAAATGAAAGCTTATGCAAAACTAGAAGAAGTTTTCAAAAAAATTGGCACATTAAACAGCATCCA
The Rickettsiales bacterium genome window above contains:
- a CDS encoding dicarboxylate/amino acid:cation symporter, translating into MHKLLKLISSQPMRLVLTIAIAFLTFKLIPHEIKRIFLTFSFILKEILIFMIPFIIFSSVYSAFAKIRGNALSFMVLLLVCIVSSNFFSVGIAGVFSYFIVFTGDVVLHRPETALGMAPLWELSIPKLVPNNVVLLFSLILACISYPKIEKRANKIAKFTAKIVDIFLKKFFVPLLPIFIFGFLLKLLSDDIIGDVLAVNPQAFVLMIIVLLVYLSIILYMAVIFYRKKAGDILRNIAAPCITAFTCMSSAAALPFSIKAAEANTKNKNVADVVMPATVNIHMIGDSIIIPTMAMILLMAFGHTMPDPQTYLIFAMTFVITKFSGAGVPGGSILVMIPVLESCLGFTAEMTALITICYMLLDPICTSGNVTGNNLFVIHFNKLYGWITKKSKKI
- a CDS encoding DUF924 domain-containing protein, producing MTESFSHKDILDFWFAKENKPKWFIADNEFDQLIKDNFSNIHKKASNGKLSSWRNSPETILALIIILDQFSRNMFRGSHLSFANDKKALEYTKEALSKEFDKQLANDDLRHFLYMPLMHSENMDDQILSVKLFSFLPHILPYAQQHMEVIQRFGRFPTRNKALNRKSTPEETRFLQKAN
- the ligA gene encoding NAD-dependent DNA ligase LigA → MFKTPDQLTEKEAKLELERLAKAIKYHNQQYYEKNNPVITDAEYDKLFQLNLQLEKKFPNLVLDDSPSQVISPVVSKFKKITHSKPMLSLGNVFNEKDLQDFIERLQRFLNINHCPEFCCETKIDGLSFAARFEDGELIHAATRGDGYVGEDITDNIKQVLNFPSNINHQGVLEIRGEIYMTHEDFYALNKLQEEKGVSIFANPRNAASGSLRQLDSSITAGRNLRYFAYAIGEADVKVSKQSELLDYFVSLGLSVNPRYKLCNSLDQLMEFYQEIEQYRSKMDFDIDGMVYKVNDLKLQERLGFVGKNPRWAIAHKFPAERANTKLLNITVQVGRTGALTPVAELDPINIGGVLVARASLHNQDEIDRKDIRIGDVVVVQRAGDVIPQVVEVKMDLRPEDNVRFHLPEECPSCGSKAIREEEESVVRCPSGLACPAQSLEHLCHFVSKNAFDIDGLGEKQLAFLIEKGYVKSPADIFRLNDHSQDLKTFDGWGEKSVVNLLASIEKSKDISLARFIYSLGIRSVGSVTAKLLAKNYQSFDNWYSMMIAISNNDQDSEDFLNNIDGVGGKTIFMIGEFFVDKVNCQIIDQLKDLVRIEDYVENERQTSLSGKTIIFTGSLEQMSRAEAKAKAESLGMKVLSSVSKNLDYVVVGSDAGSKLTKAQDLGLNILSENEWMKLQDY
- a CDS encoding molybdopterin-binding protein — its product is MNLETLDAAIIIIGNEILSGKTQDVNVQHIALGLADFGIVLKEVRVIPDVEEDIISVVNHLREKYTYVFTTGGIGPTHDDITAKTMAKAFGDEFILHKYAKEMMEKHAKEINRELREDHIKMCYMPKRAVPLFNHATGAPGFKLDNVFVMAGVPYIMQAMFEEAKKHLKKGKPIISKSVVTDISEGKIAGDFGLLQEKYPKIEMGSYPSKKNNKWSTTLVLRGSDAELIEKVMQELLEIIERFDKDV
- a CDS encoding 2OG-Fe(II) oxygenase is translated as MAKYFFNDEWKDWIWSNVKKGVSKQRIYNDLVAQDYDVFTIISELRFIPDILRKQDAINCNHVVNNLKNSGAIELNAPIPFFILPEFISKTECQKIIEMQKERNTRSTTGDNNERKVNEKRISLSTFFELDETPAHSVIQSVKQKILSTTGITTQYSEKIQGQWYKENGFYNDHYDAYDDYNKFQNRSGNRTWTCIITLNDVEEGGETYFPKLNKSFPPQTGQALIWYNLNEYGLAHPLTLHTGKPVIKGEKFIITQWFRQESL
- the map gene encoding type I methionyl aminopeptidase translates to MHNITIHKPEDFSKMRISGKLAAEVLDFITDYVKPGVTTLELNDLCHDMIIKNGAIPAPLNYRGFPKSICTSINHVVCHGIPDDRKLKDGDIINIDVTVIVDGWHGDSSRTYYVGKPSVKAKRLVETTHEAMMRGIEQVKPGAHLSDIGHAIESYIKPFGYSSVREYCGHGIGRIFHTEPSVMHFGKAGTGPVLEEGMFFTVEPMINVGTYQTRLSPVDNWTVTTKDRQLSAQFEHTIGVTSNGYEIFTLSPKGYDKPPYNN